A DNA window from Acidihalobacter prosperus contains the following coding sequences:
- the cutA gene encoding divalent-cation tolerance protein CutA, whose amino-acid sequence MNDPLLVLTTYPDQEGAERLAAELVRARLAACVNVLPAVRSFYLWEGRENSGTEHQLFIKTRDALYPQVESAILDAHPYELPEIIATTISRGLPGYLNWIESSTS is encoded by the coding sequence ATGAATGACCCCCTGCTGGTGCTGACCACCTACCCCGATCAGGAGGGTGCCGAACGCCTCGCCGCCGAATTGGTCCGCGCGCGGCTCGCGGCCTGCGTCAATGTGCTGCCGGCCGTGCGCTCGTTCTATCTGTGGGAAGGCCGGGAAAACAGCGGCACCGAACATCAGCTGTTCATCAAGACCCGGGATGCGCTGTATCCGCAGGTGGAATCCGCCATCCTCGACGCCCATCCCTACGAATTGCCCGAAATCATCGCCACCACCATCAGCCGCGGCCTGCCCGGCTACCTCAACTGGATCGAATCAAGCACATCATGA
- a CDS encoding efflux RND transporter periplasmic adaptor subunit yields the protein MTSRRHCAAALATAIALGSLGMPAANGAEVAAVLDYAEPLTLSTPASGIVTRVDVNAGQTVKRGQILVRLDDRAQRARVGGLEAQARKFALARDEARREYERARALHEKTVISDHDLRLAEIAAATADADYAEARSQLTAARIALEHASVRSPIDGRVLRVAVAAGETVQNALRATPMVIVADPRQWVARTRLSPAQVAGLRPGQALAVRVGDARYEGRLAVPVPSPDAGTGSEVMVRFAPNPSAPLQPGGAARIDLPGDARHE from the coding sequence ATGACCTCACGCAGACACTGCGCCGCCGCGCTGGCGACGGCCATCGCACTGGGCTCCCTCGGCATGCCTGCCGCCAACGGCGCGGAAGTCGCCGCCGTGCTGGATTACGCCGAACCGCTGACATTGAGCACACCGGCATCCGGCATCGTCACGCGGGTGGACGTCAACGCGGGGCAGACGGTCAAGCGGGGACAGATACTGGTGCGCCTCGACGACCGCGCCCAGCGCGCGCGCGTCGGCGGCCTCGAAGCCCAGGCGCGCAAATTCGCGCTGGCGCGCGACGAGGCCCGACGAGAATACGAACGCGCGCGCGCGCTGCACGAGAAAACCGTCATTTCGGATCATGACCTGCGTCTGGCCGAGATCGCCGCCGCAACGGCCGACGCCGATTATGCCGAAGCCCGCAGCCAACTGACCGCCGCCCGCATCGCGCTCGAACACGCCAGCGTGCGCAGCCCCATCGACGGCCGCGTGCTACGCGTGGCCGTGGCCGCCGGCGAGACCGTGCAGAATGCGCTGCGCGCAACGCCCATGGTCATCGTGGCCGACCCGCGGCAATGGGTCGCGCGGACGCGGCTGAGTCCCGCTCAGGTCGCCGGCCTGCGCCCCGGCCAGGCGCTGGCGGTGCGGGTGGGCGACGCGCGTTACGAGGGCCGGCTCGCCGTGCCCGTACCGTCGCCGGACGCAGGCACGGGCAGCGAAGTGATGGTACGCTTCGCGCCGAACCCGAGCGCGCCGCTGCAACCGGGCGGCGCCGCGCGCATCGACCTCCCCGGAGACGCCCGCCATGAATGA
- a CDS encoding FxsA family protein produces MRVFPLFALLLIGFPLLELYILIKLGTVIGAFPTVALVVGTALLGAFLLRRQGLSNYRRMQQSMARGEVPAQEMLEGVVILLGAVLLLVPGVITDVLGLLCLLPPLRRVIVAFWLRRTVVEMQVSSRVRGTHGGRVYDAEYRHLPSDDDR; encoded by the coding sequence ATGCGTGTTTTTCCGCTCTTCGCATTGCTTCTGATCGGTTTTCCCCTGCTCGAACTGTATATCCTGATCAAGCTGGGGACGGTCATCGGCGCGTTCCCGACGGTCGCGCTGGTCGTCGGCACCGCGCTGCTCGGCGCCTTCCTGCTGCGCCGTCAGGGTCTGAGCAACTATCGCCGCATGCAGCAGAGCATGGCTCGCGGCGAGGTGCCGGCGCAGGAGATGCTGGAGGGGGTGGTGATCCTGCTGGGTGCCGTGCTGTTGCTCGTGCCCGGCGTGATTACCGATGTGCTTGGCCTGCTGTGCCTGCTGCCGCCGCTGAGGCGGGTGATCGTGGCGTTCTGGTTGCGCCGGACGGTAGTCGAGATGCAAGTGTCGTCGCGTGTTCGCGGTACGCACGGCGGTCGGGTCTATGATGCGGAGTACCGCCATCTGCCGTCCGACGATGACCGTTGA
- the groES gene encoding co-chaperone GroES, translating into MNIRPLHDRVVIKRMEEERTSPGGIVIPDSATEKPVRGEVLAAGKGKILENGDVRPLDVKVGDKVLFGKYAGTEIKIDGEELLVMREEDIVAVVEG; encoded by the coding sequence ATGAACATTCGCCCCTTGCATGATCGCGTGGTCATCAAGCGCATGGAAGAAGAGCGCACCAGCCCCGGTGGCATCGTGATCCCCGACTCGGCGACCGAGAAACCCGTTCGCGGCGAAGTGCTGGCTGCGGGCAAGGGCAAGATTCTCGAGAACGGCGACGTCCGCCCGCTGGACGTCAAGGTCGGCGACAAGGTGCTGTTCGGCAAGTATGCCGGCACCGAGATCAAGATCGACGGCGAGGAGCTGCTCGTTATGCGCGAGGAAGATATCGTCGCGGTCGTCGAAGGCTGA
- a CDS encoding thioredoxin family protein, whose amino-acid sequence MKSLRTLGQALLAGLLFAAAAHAAEPRDPGKFFFQESFGNFQEELTTARQAGKQGILIFFEQADCPFCHRMKTTVLNRPEIQDYYRKHFLIFSMDIQGSLPITDFQGHETTQKDFSFKQFQVRATPVFAFFDLNGRLITRYTGATSGAREFMWLGHYVAEGRYKDTSFIRYKREMRGKETS is encoded by the coding sequence ATGAAATCGTTGCGCACGCTCGGCCAGGCATTACTTGCCGGCCTGCTGTTCGCCGCCGCCGCTCACGCCGCGGAACCCCGCGATCCGGGAAAATTCTTCTTCCAGGAAAGCTTCGGCAACTTCCAGGAGGAACTGACCACCGCCCGTCAGGCCGGCAAGCAAGGCATACTGATCTTCTTCGAGCAGGCGGATTGCCCCTTCTGCCATCGCATGAAGACCACCGTACTCAACCGTCCGGAGATACAGGACTACTACCGCAAGCATTTCCTGATTTTTTCGATGGACATCCAGGGCAGCCTGCCAATCACGGACTTCCAGGGGCACGAAACCACCCAGAAGGATTTTTCCTTCAAACAGTTCCAGGTCCGCGCCACACCGGTATTCGCCTTCTTTGATCTGAACGGCCGACTGATCACCCGATACACGGGCGCGACCTCCGGCGCACGCGAGTTCATGTGGCTGGGACATTACGTCGCGGAAGGCCGCTACAAGGACACCTCATTCATCCGCTACAAGCGGGAGATGCGCGGCAAGGAGACCAGCTGA
- the dsbD gene encoding protein-disulfide reductase DsbD — MMKRLLPILLALFLLPVAALAEQDAAGNVLPPEQAFPASATALSANSVAIRWETVPGHYLYRDKFSFKSETPGITLGTPRIPAGKTKHDETFGTVEVFTHPVTVRLPITRAAGAPDTLTLEATAQGCAEQSVCYPPFAQTLKIALPATQANAGSNGKNGLAALTANLNNEAQGQFLQPEQAFKFSLQTDADGDLVAHWDVAPGYHLYRDQIKFALEQGKGLSLGQFKLPPGKTVDDPILGKQVVYEHPFDVRLPITRAQGAADKGVLKVHYQGCADKGICYAPITKTVDFSLKPGGGGAAAGSTSAGAATAQSGTATNGSSSEQDRLAAFLLHKPLWMSLGLFFLLGLGLAFTPCIFPLFPILSGIIVGQRETPSPSRTFMLSLVYVLAMALTYTVAGVVVGLTGAGIQAWFQNPWVLSAFAAIFVLLSLSMFGFYDLQMPNFIQSRVTEISNRQQGGSLIGVGVMGFLSALIVGPCVTAPLVATLIVIANTGDALLGGLSLFALSMGMGLPLLIVCTACGRFLPKAGPWMDGIKGAFGVLMLGVAIWMLSRFLPGWSIALLTGLLLVASSVYLGAFDPVRTGVSGWHKLWKGLGIVLALWGVLILVGVAAGGGSVFTPLQGLSVGSASVGGGGQSAAENHGLAFKRVKSVADLDQALAAAKGKPVMLDFYADWCVSCKELEAYTFSNPKVQQALSGFVLLQADVTANNAADKALLKRFGLFGPPGIIFFNAQGREQRALQVVGYMPPGDFVKHVRKAADS; from the coding sequence ATGATGAAACGTCTCCTGCCGATTCTGCTCGCCCTCTTCCTGCTGCCGGTCGCCGCACTGGCCGAACAGGATGCCGCCGGCAACGTGCTGCCGCCGGAACAGGCCTTCCCCGCCAGCGCCACCGCGCTGTCCGCGAACAGCGTCGCAATACGCTGGGAGACCGTCCCCGGACACTATCTGTACCGCGACAAGTTCAGCTTCAAGAGCGAGACTCCCGGCATCACCCTCGGCACGCCGCGCATACCCGCCGGCAAGACGAAGCACGACGAAACCTTCGGCACGGTCGAGGTCTTCACCCATCCGGTCACGGTGCGCCTGCCCATCACCCGCGCCGCCGGCGCGCCCGACACCCTGACGCTGGAGGCGACCGCGCAGGGCTGCGCCGAGCAGAGCGTGTGCTACCCACCGTTCGCCCAGACTCTCAAAATCGCCCTGCCTGCGACTCAGGCGAACGCCGGTAGCAACGGCAAGAACGGGCTCGCGGCGCTTACCGCCAACCTCAACAACGAAGCCCAGGGTCAATTCCTGCAGCCCGAGCAAGCCTTCAAGTTCTCGCTGCAGACCGACGCCGACGGCGACCTCGTCGCGCACTGGGACGTCGCGCCCGGCTACCACCTCTACCGCGACCAGATCAAATTCGCTCTCGAACAGGGCAAGGGCCTGAGTCTTGGCCAGTTCAAGCTGCCGCCCGGCAAAACGGTCGACGACCCGATTCTCGGCAAGCAGGTGGTCTACGAGCATCCCTTCGACGTCCGCCTGCCGATCACCCGCGCGCAGGGCGCGGCTGACAAGGGCGTGCTCAAGGTTCACTATCAGGGCTGCGCCGACAAGGGCATATGCTACGCGCCGATCACCAAGACCGTCGATTTCAGCCTCAAGCCCGGCGGCGGCGGTGCCGCAGCGGGTTCGACGAGCGCCGGCGCAGCAACCGCGCAGTCGGGAACGGCCACCAACGGCAGCAGCAGCGAGCAGGACCGGCTTGCCGCCTTTCTGCTGCACAAGCCTCTGTGGATGAGCCTTGGGCTGTTCTTCCTGCTCGGCCTGGGCCTTGCCTTCACGCCCTGCATCTTCCCGCTGTTTCCGATCCTGTCGGGCATCATCGTCGGCCAGCGCGAAACCCCCAGCCCGAGCCGCACCTTCATGCTGTCGCTGGTGTACGTGCTCGCGATGGCGCTGACCTACACGGTCGCCGGCGTCGTCGTGGGACTGACCGGCGCCGGCATCCAGGCCTGGTTCCAGAACCCCTGGGTACTCTCGGCCTTCGCCGCCATTTTCGTCCTGCTGTCGCTGTCGATGTTCGGTTTCTACGACCTGCAGATGCCGAATTTCATCCAGAGCCGCGTGACCGAGATCAGCAACCGCCAGCAGGGCGGATCGCTGATCGGCGTGGGCGTGATGGGCTTTCTCTCCGCACTCATCGTCGGCCCTTGCGTGACCGCCCCCCTGGTCGCCACCCTGATCGTGATTGCCAATACCGGCGACGCACTGCTTGGCGGCCTGAGCCTGTTCGCGCTCAGCATGGGCATGGGACTGCCGCTGCTGATCGTGTGCACGGCCTGCGGGCGCTTCCTGCCCAAGGCCGGCCCCTGGATGGACGGCATCAAGGGCGCCTTTGGCGTGCTGATGCTCGGCGTCGCCATCTGGATGCTCTCGCGCTTCCTGCCGGGATGGTCGATCGCCCTTTTGACCGGCCTGCTGCTGGTCGCCTCCAGCGTCTATCTCGGCGCCTTCGACCCCGTGCGCACCGGCGTGTCCGGATGGCACAAGCTGTGGAAGGGCCTGGGCATCGTGCTCGCCCTCTGGGGCGTGCTGATTCTGGTCGGCGTCGCCGCCGGCGGCGGCAGCGTATTCACGCCTCTGCAGGGATTGTCCGTCGGCAGCGCGAGCGTTGGCGGCGGCGGACAGTCCGCGGCCGAAAACCACGGGCTCGCCTTCAAGCGCGTCAAGAGCGTCGCCGACCTCGATCAGGCTCTGGCGGCGGCCAAGGGCAAACCCGTGATGCTCGACTTCTACGCCGACTGGTGCGTCTCCTGCAAGGAACTCGAGGCCTACACCTTCTCCAACCCCAAGGTGCAGCAGGCGTTATCGGGATTCGTGCTGCTACAGGCCGACGTCACCGCCAATAACGCCGCCGACAAGGCCCTGCTCAAACGCTTCGGCCTGTTCGGCCCCCCCGGCATCATCTTCTTCAACGCCCAAGGCCGGGAAC
- the groL gene encoding chaperonin GroEL (60 kDa chaperone family; promotes refolding of misfolded polypeptides especially under stressful conditions; forms two stacked rings of heptamers to form a barrel-shaped 14mer; ends can be capped by GroES; misfolded proteins enter the barrel where they are refolded when GroES binds) produces MSAKEVKFSDDARSRMVRGVNVLANAVKVTLGPKGRNVVLERSFGAPTVTKDGVSVAKEIELDDKFENMGAQMVKEVSSQTSDVAGDGTTTATVLAQAIVREGMKSVTAGMNPMDLKRGIDKAVAATVDELKKLSKPCTDNKAIAQVGTISANSDASIGNIIAEAMEKVGKEGVITVEEGSGLENDLDVVEGMQFDRGYLSPYFVNNQQSMSAELDDPFILLYDKKISNIRELLPVLEGVAKSGKPLLIIAEDVEGEALATLVVNSIRGIVKVAAVKAPGFGDRRKAMLQDIAVLTGGQVISEEVGLSLEKASLEDLGRAKKVQVTKENTTIIDGVGSGADIKARVEQIRAQIEEASSDYDREKLQERVAKLAGGVAVIKVGAATEMEMKEKKARVEDALHATRAAVEEGVVPGGGTALVRALAGLAALKGDNADQDAGISIARRAMEEPLRQIVANAGEEPSVILNKVREGDGNYGYNAATGEYGDMVEMGILDPTKVTRSALQNAASVAGLIITTEAMVAELPKKDEGGAPAGGDMGGMGGMGGMGMM; encoded by the coding sequence ATGAGTGCAAAGGAAGTCAAATTTTCCGACGACGCCCGCTCGCGCATGGTGCGCGGCGTGAACGTGCTGGCCAATGCGGTCAAGGTCACGCTGGGTCCCAAGGGTCGCAACGTGGTGCTTGAGCGTTCCTTCGGCGCGCCCACCGTGACCAAGGACGGCGTTTCCGTCGCCAAGGAAATCGAGTTGGACGACAAGTTCGAGAACATGGGCGCGCAGATGGTGAAGGAGGTCTCCTCGCAGACCTCGGATGTCGCCGGCGACGGCACCACCACCGCGACCGTGCTGGCCCAGGCCATCGTCCGCGAGGGCATGAAGTCGGTCACTGCGGGCATGAACCCGATGGATCTCAAGCGCGGCATCGACAAGGCCGTTGCGGCCACGGTCGATGAGCTCAAGAAGCTGTCCAAGCCCTGCACCGACAACAAGGCGATCGCCCAGGTCGGCACCATCTCCGCCAACTCCGACGCCTCGATCGGCAACATCATCGCCGAGGCGATGGAGAAGGTCGGCAAGGAAGGCGTGATCACCGTCGAAGAGGGTTCCGGTCTGGAGAACGATCTGGACGTGGTCGAGGGCATGCAGTTCGACCGCGGCTACCTGTCGCCCTACTTCGTGAACAACCAGCAGAGCATGTCGGCGGAGCTGGATGACCCCTTCATCCTGCTTTACGACAAGAAGATCTCCAATATCCGCGAGCTGCTGCCCGTGCTGGAAGGCGTGGCCAAGTCAGGCAAGCCGCTGCTGATCATCGCCGAGGATGTCGAGGGCGAGGCCCTGGCCACCCTGGTGGTCAACAGCATTCGCGGCATCGTCAAGGTCGCAGCCGTCAAGGCGCCGGGCTTCGGCGACCGCCGCAAGGCCATGCTGCAGGACATCGCCGTGCTGACCGGCGGCCAGGTGATCTCCGAAGAGGTTGGCCTGTCGCTGGAGAAGGCCTCCCTTGAGGATCTCGGTCGCGCCAAGAAGGTGCAGGTCACCAAGGAAAACACCACTATCATCGACGGTGTCGGCAGTGGCGCGGACATCAAGGCGCGCGTGGAGCAGATTCGCGCCCAGATCGAGGAGGCCTCCTCCGACTACGATCGCGAGAAGCTGCAGGAGCGCGTGGCCAAGTTGGCCGGCGGTGTGGCCGTGATCAAGGTCGGGGCCGCCACCGAGATGGAAATGAAGGAGAAGAAGGCGCGCGTCGAAGACGCCCTGCACGCCACCCGTGCGGCCGTCGAAGAAGGTGTGGTGCCCGGCGGTGGTACCGCGCTGGTGCGCGCGCTGGCCGGTCTGGCCGCGCTCAAGGGCGACAACGCCGATCAGGATGCGGGGATCAGCATCGCCCGTCGTGCGATGGAAGAGCCGCTGCGCCAGATCGTCGCCAATGCCGGTGAGGAGCCTTCCGTGATCCTGAACAAGGTTCGCGAGGGTGACGGCAATTACGGCTACAACGCCGCGACCGGCGAGTACGGCGACATGGTCGAGATGGGTATTCTCGATCCGACCAAGGTCACCCGCTCCGCGCTGCAGAACGCCGCTTCCGTGGCCGGCCTGATCATCACCACCGAGGCGATGGTTGCCGAGCTGCCGAAGAAGGACGAGGGCGGTGCCCCGGCCGGCGGCGACATGGGCGGCATGGGCGGCATGGGCGGCATGGGCATGATGTAA
- a CDS encoding TolC family protein has translation MRSHLPLPASAASQAALILALALLTAPVAQADTALPTPLSLESALSLASAAHPERALARSALARAQAETRRAHAADGARLDARLDARYINPPPASPYPEHNDSSAALVLNQPLYDFGRSRARDRAAEAGLEAARHAQKETLARQRLEIMRRFFDVLLADQRFAEANEAMAVAYVDFDRARDRNKLGQISDIELLAREDAYQAARSRRYADEAAQRTSRALLAAAMGRPDTLPEQLIPPHLAGIDRQPPDYEALLARALRDNPALAALRARLARAQSRLAERQAEGNPRLGLELRATRYARDFGTRDPFSAGLVLEVPLYSGGRVDADSDLARAEVSRARAEASRYEYRLRQAILETWQRLLTLKARAEALAVQTDYRDLYLDRSRALYDLQLKTDLGDAMVQQSATRSRLMANRFERALAWETLATLTGDTHLEPIGQPEHKP, from the coding sequence ATGCGCAGCCATCTCCCACTCCCAGCCTCGGCGGCCTCGCAAGCCGCGCTCATACTCGCCCTCGCCCTGCTGACCGCCCCCGTGGCCCAGGCCGATACGGCGCTGCCGACACCGCTCAGCCTGGAAAGCGCGCTGTCGCTCGCCTCCGCCGCGCATCCCGAGCGCGCGCTCGCGCGGTCCGCGCTGGCGCGCGCACAGGCCGAGACCCGCCGAGCGCATGCGGCAGACGGGGCACGGCTGGACGCGCGGCTGGATGCGCGCTACATCAACCCACCGCCCGCCAGCCCCTACCCTGAACACAACGATTCCAGCGCCGCCCTGGTGCTGAACCAGCCGCTGTACGACTTCGGCCGCAGCCGCGCTCGGGACCGCGCGGCCGAGGCGGGGCTGGAAGCCGCACGCCACGCACAGAAAGAAACCCTTGCGCGCCAGCGACTGGAAATCATGCGCCGTTTCTTCGACGTGCTGCTCGCGGACCAGCGCTTCGCCGAGGCCAATGAAGCCATGGCCGTAGCCTACGTGGATTTCGACCGCGCCCGCGACCGCAACAAGCTTGGGCAGATATCGGATATCGAACTGCTCGCCCGCGAGGATGCCTACCAGGCCGCCCGCAGCCGACGCTACGCCGACGAAGCCGCGCAGCGCACCAGCCGCGCCCTGCTGGCAGCAGCCATGGGCAGACCGGACACGCTGCCGGAGCAGCTGATTCCTCCCCATCTTGCCGGCATCGACCGCCAGCCTCCAGACTATGAAGCGCTGCTGGCGAGAGCACTGCGGGACAACCCAGCCCTTGCGGCCCTGCGGGCACGGCTGGCACGCGCGCAATCCAGGCTTGCCGAACGCCAGGCCGAAGGCAACCCGCGGCTCGGCCTGGAACTGCGCGCAACGCGGTATGCGCGCGACTTCGGCACCCGCGACCCCTTCAGCGCCGGGCTGGTGCTGGAGGTGCCGCTATACAGCGGAGGCCGCGTCGACGCCGACAGCGACCTGGCCCGCGCCGAGGTATCCCGCGCCAGGGCAGAGGCCTCGCGCTACGAGTATCGCCTGCGGCAGGCGATACTCGAAACCTGGCAGCGCCTGCTGACCCTGAAGGCGCGCGCCGAGGCGCTGGCGGTGCAGACGGACTACCGCGACCTGTATCTCGACCGCAGCCGGGCGCTTTACGACCTGCAACTCAAGACCGATCTGGGCGACGCCATGGTGCAGCAGAGCGCGACCCGATCGCGCCTGATGGCCAACCGGTTCGAGCGCGCGCTGGCCTGGGAAACCCTTGCCACCCTGACCGGCGATACCCACCTGGAGCCGATCGGGCAGCCGGAGCACAAGCCATGA